The region TTTTCACAGATGTATTCGAATCATTTTTAAACGATTCTTTCATTAGCGACAAACTGGTTACCCGCGTTCCTGCTGTTAACATCGCAGAAAACGATGGTGAGTTCCATATTGAACTGGCGGTACCAGGCTTAAAGAAAGAAGATTTCAAAATTAGCCTTGACAAAAATGTGTTAAGCATTTCAGCTGAAAAGAAGTCTGAAAACAACGAAGAAACTAAAAAGTACAGCAAACGCGAATACAGCTACAACTCGTTTGTACGCTCATTCACTTTGCCAGAAACAGCCGATTATTCAAAAATAGAAGCTGACTATACCGACGGTATATTAAAGCTTACCGTTGCAAAAAGAGAAGAAGCTAAATTTCAGTCACGCGAAATAGCTATTAAATAATTAAAGTGTGTTTTCATAAGTTTGGTTTAGTTGAAGGCCGCCCAGCAATGGGCGGTTTTTTTTTGGAACTATTTGAAAATTTTCGTGT is a window of Mucilaginibacter terrenus DNA encoding:
- a CDS encoding Hsp20/alpha crystallin family protein; its protein translation is MTLVKFNNGLKSNTNPFFTDVFESFLNDSFISDKLVTRVPAVNIAENDGEFHIELAVPGLKKEDFKISLDKNVLSISAEKKSENNEETKKYSKREYSYNSFVRSFTLPETADYSKIEADYTDGILKLTVAKREEAKFQSREIAIK